One window from the genome of Marinobacter sp. LV10R510-11A encodes:
- a CDS encoding molecular chaperone DnaJ: MPLTLLVIVMTVFAWVWLRSQPPSQRKPAILKLVLIAGVLMAVLLAVTGRLQILLGLLVFLFPLLRRVLPSLLTGRMRGSGQGEAEAKPGNQSHVSSDILDMTLDHDSGTMSGEILKGPMAGRALADLGESEFIELLQYCRDHDEDSARLLETYLDRRFGDSWRTDDLAGNDSAREGEPENSGSGGALTESEALDVLGLEAGANRDEIIKAHRRVMQKIHPDRGGSNYLAARVNEAKERLLS, translated from the coding sequence GTGCCACTGACGCTTCTGGTTATCGTAATGACAGTTTTTGCGTGGGTATGGCTACGCAGCCAACCGCCCAGCCAACGAAAACCGGCTATCCTAAAATTGGTGTTGATTGCCGGTGTCCTGATGGCGGTTCTTCTGGCCGTTACCGGCCGTTTGCAAATCTTGTTAGGCTTGCTGGTTTTCCTGTTTCCCTTGCTACGCCGCGTGTTGCCATCTTTGCTGACGGGTCGGATGCGGGGCTCTGGACAGGGCGAAGCAGAGGCCAAGCCCGGCAACCAATCCCATGTTTCCAGCGATATCCTCGACATGACTCTGGATCACGACTCCGGAACCATGAGCGGTGAGATATTGAAAGGCCCCATGGCCGGGCGCGCGCTGGCGGATCTGGGCGAGAGTGAATTCATCGAGTTATTGCAGTATTGCCGGGACCACGACGAGGATTCCGCCCGGCTTCTGGAAACCTATCTGGACCGCCGCTTCGGGGATTCCTGGCGCACTGACGACCTGGCCGGCAATGACAGCGCGCGGGAAGGGGAGCCTGAAAATTCGGGCAGTGGCGGCGCTTTGACCGAGAGCGAAGCCCTGGATGTTCTGGGGCTGGAGGCTGGTGCCAACCGGGATGAGATTATCAAAGCCCACCGTCGAGTGATGCAGAAAATACACCCAGACCGTGGCGGGAGTAACTACCTGGCTGCGCGTGTTAATGAAGCCAAAGAGCGTCTTCTGAGCTAA